The Streptomyces laurentii genome contains a region encoding:
- a CDS encoding thermolysin metallopeptidase (Cadherin repeat-like domain; cl15786;~Dystroglycan-type cadherin-like domains; smart00736;~Fungalysin/Thermolysin Propeptide Motif; pfam07504;~Peptidase M4 family includes thermolysin, protealysin, aureolysin and neutral protease; cd09597;~Proprotein convertase P-domain; pfam01483;~Zn binding site [ion binding];~identified by MetaGeneAnnotator; putative;~thermolysin metallopeptidase [Streptomyces himastatinicus ATCC53653]): MTRSPRKAVAASALVAGAAMIAAVLPSGVATADVAGQSTARTQAKARAGALSVRLSPSQRGELLAAANASKAATARSLHLSSQEELIVKSVLKDADGTLHTRYERTFAGLPVLGGDLVVHTAANGSTKGATKATDAPITVASTAAARSAGSAKAFALGRAKAKGVAKATAGTARKIVWAATGAPTLAWETVIGGTQADGTPSELHVITDAQTGKKLFEYQGIETGIGNSEYSGQVTIGTTPTDGGYSMTDATRGGHKTYDLKGGSSGTGTLFTDPDDTWGDGTTGDRQTAAVDAAYGAQLTWDYYKDVHGRNGIKNDGVGAYSRVHYGNNYVNAFWQDSCFCMTYGDGAGNAKPLTSIDVGAHEMTHGVTSNTAGLIYRGESGGLNEATSDIMAAAVEFHADNASDAGDYLVGEKIDIRGNGTPLRYMDKPSKDGRSADAWSSTLGSLDVHYSSGPANHWFYLASEGSGAKTVNGVDYDSPTSDGLPVTAIGRDAAAKIWYKALTTYMTSSTDYAGARTATLQAAADLYGLGSDTYVNTANAWAAINVGPRVVDGIMLTAPADQYSAVDAATSLQIQATGFNPGVLTYFATGLPEGLKIDHVTGLITGTPTKRGTSDVTITVRGSMHGLRTASFTWSIRNVFENTTDVPIPDGGAAVFSDIDVTGLQGQAPSDLKVAVDIKHTYRGDLAIDLVAPDGTVYPLKNISGSDSADDVLETYTVDASSQVANGTWRLRVRDAYRSDTGYLDGWKLLF, from the coding sequence GTGACCAGATCACCCCGCAAGGCCGTCGCCGCGAGCGCGTTGGTAGCCGGCGCCGCGATGATCGCGGCCGTGCTGCCCTCCGGTGTCGCCACCGCCGACGTCGCGGGCCAGAGCACGGCCCGGACCCAGGCCAAGGCCCGTGCCGGCGCGCTGTCGGTGCGGTTGTCGCCGTCGCAGCGCGGCGAGTTGCTGGCCGCGGCGAACGCGTCCAAGGCGGCGACCGCCAGGTCGCTGCACCTGAGCTCGCAGGAGGAACTGATCGTCAAGTCCGTCCTGAAGGACGCGGACGGCACCCTGCACACCCGCTACGAGCGCACCTTCGCCGGACTGCCGGTCCTCGGCGGCGACCTGGTCGTCCACACCGCCGCGAACGGCTCCACCAAGGGCGCCACCAAGGCCACCGACGCGCCCATCACCGTCGCCTCCACCGCCGCCGCCCGGAGCGCCGGCTCCGCGAAGGCCTTCGCGCTGGGCCGCGCCAAGGCCAAGGGCGTCGCCAAGGCGACGGCCGGCACCGCCCGCAAGATCGTCTGGGCCGCGACCGGCGCCCCGACCCTGGCCTGGGAGACGGTGATCGGCGGCACCCAGGCCGACGGCACCCCCTCCGAGCTGCACGTCATCACCGATGCCCAGACCGGCAAGAAGCTGTTCGAATACCAGGGCATCGAGACCGGCATCGGCAACAGCGAGTACTCCGGCCAGGTCACCATCGGCACCACACCGACCGACGGCGGCTACTCGATGACCGACGCCACCCGCGGCGGCCACAAGACGTACGACCTCAAGGGCGGCAGCTCCGGCACCGGCACGCTGTTCACCGACCCGGACGACACCTGGGGCGACGGCACCACCGGCGACCGGCAGACCGCCGCCGTGGACGCCGCCTACGGTGCCCAGCTCACCTGGGACTATTACAAGGACGTCCACGGCCGCAACGGCATCAAGAACGACGGTGTCGGCGCCTACTCCCGCGTGCACTACGGCAACAACTACGTCAACGCGTTCTGGCAGGACTCCTGCTTCTGCATGACCTACGGTGACGGCGCCGGCAACGCCAAGCCGCTCACCTCCATCGACGTCGGCGCCCACGAGATGACCCACGGCGTCACCTCCAACACCGCGGGCCTGATCTACCGCGGCGAGTCCGGCGGCCTCAACGAGGCCACCTCCGACATCATGGCCGCCGCCGTGGAGTTCCACGCCGACAACGCCTCCGACGCCGGCGACTACCTCGTCGGCGAGAAGATCGACATCCGCGGCAACGGCACCCCGCTGCGCTACATGGACAAGCCCTCCAAGGACGGACGGTCCGCCGACGCCTGGTCCTCCACTCTCGGCTCCCTCGACGTCCACTACTCCTCGGGCCCGGCCAACCACTGGTTCTACCTGGCCTCCGAGGGCAGCGGTGCCAAGACCGTCAACGGCGTGGACTACGACTCCCCGACCTCCGACGGCCTGCCGGTCACCGCGATCGGCCGGGACGCCGCCGCCAAGATCTGGTACAAGGCCCTCACCACCTACATGACCTCGTCCACCGACTACGCCGGCGCCCGCACCGCCACCCTCCAGGCCGCCGCCGACCTGTACGGGCTGGGCAGCGACACCTACGTCAACACCGCCAACGCCTGGGCCGCCATCAACGTCGGCCCTCGCGTCGTCGACGGCATCATGCTGACCGCCCCCGCTGACCAGTACAGCGCGGTCGACGCCGCCACCAGTCTCCAGATCCAGGCGACCGGCTTCAACCCCGGTGTTCTCACCTACTTCGCCACCGGCCTCCCCGAAGGCCTGAAGATCGACCACGTCACCGGCCTCATCACCGGCACCCCGACCAAGCGCGGCACCAGCGACGTCACCATCACCGTACGAGGCTCGATGCACGGCCTCAGGACGGCGAGCTTCACCTGGAGCATCAGGAACGTCTTCGAGAACACCACCGACGTCCCGATCCCGGACGGGGGTGCCGCGGTCTTCTCGGACATCGACGTCACCGGACTCCAGGGCCAGGCGCCGAGCGACCTCAAGGTGGCCGTGGACATCAAGCACACCTACCGTGGTGACCTGGCCATCGACCTGGTCGCCCCCGACGGCACGGTGTACCCGCTGAAGAACATCAGCGGGTCCGACTCGGCCGACGACGTACTCGAGACCTACACGGTGGACGCCTCCAGCCAGGTTGCCAACGGAACCTGGCGGCTCCGGGTCCGGGACGCGTACCGCTCCGACACGGGCTACCTCGACGGCTGGAAGCTCCTCTTCTAG
- a CDS encoding D-aminopeptidase (COG2362 D-aminopeptidase;~D-aminopeptidase [Streptomyces bingchenggensis BCW-1];~Peptidase M55, D-aminopeptidase dipeptide-binding protein family; cd08663;~identified by MetaGeneAnnotator; putative), whose protein sequence is MASRLVPWRDRPRGIPPWEAFYARSRGAGVGAAPSGGALLGIPGVTGTDSRTVSARGPLPGLYRQFGVWMRVAASMTNQPPYC, encoded by the coding sequence GTGGCCTCTCGGCTGGTGCCGTGGCGGGACCGGCCCCGCGGCATCCCGCCGTGGGAAGCGTTCTACGCCCGCTCCCGAGGTGCGGGAGTCGGAGCCGCGCCGTCGGGTGGCGCCCTGCTGGGAATCCCCGGTGTCACCGGCACGGACTCCCGCACCGTGAGCGCACGGGGCCCGCTCCCCGGTCTCTACCGTCAGTTCGGGGTGTGGATGCGGGTGGCGGCCTCGATGACGAACCAGCCGCCGTACTGCTGA
- a CDS encoding integral membrane protein (Predicted small integral membrane protein (DUF2165); pfam09933;~identified by MetaGeneAnnotator; putative;~integral membrane protein [Streptomyces davawensis JCM4913]): MAQADRPTGTDSGSLSRGTALPARRDRLLRLGAPSVAATVLTATVALYMALVAFGNITDFGTNQQFVQHVLSMDTTFKDPDLMWRAVESRALQNAAYVAVIVWEALAALVLLAATWFWITGLRRDAYDRARAASTVGLVMVLLLFGMGFLAIGGEWFAMWQSSDWNGLDAAARNVALAAFTLLVVYLPAVRRAGAERT; the protein is encoded by the coding sequence ATGGCACAGGCCGACCGGCCGACCGGTACCGACTCCGGCTCCCTTTCCCGGGGAACGGCCCTGCCCGCCCGGCGTGACCGGCTCCTCCGGCTGGGCGCTCCGTCCGTCGCGGCGACCGTGCTGACGGCGACCGTCGCGCTGTACATGGCCCTGGTCGCCTTCGGGAACATCACGGACTTCGGGACCAATCAGCAGTTCGTCCAGCATGTTCTGAGCATGGACACCACCTTCAAGGATCCTGACCTGATGTGGCGGGCGGTCGAATCCCGTGCCCTGCAGAACGCCGCCTACGTCGCCGTCATCGTCTGGGAGGCGCTGGCCGCGCTGGTCCTCCTCGCCGCCACCTGGTTCTGGATCACGGGGCTGCGCCGCGACGCGTACGACCGTGCCCGCGCGGCGAGCACGGTGGGTCTGGTGATGGTGCTGCTGCTCTTCGGGATGGGCTTCCTCGCGATCGGCGGTGAGTGGTTCGCCATGTGGCAGTCGTCCGACTGGAACGGTCTGGACGCCGCTGCCCGCAACGTCGCACTGGCGGCCTTCACGCTCCTCGTGGTGTACCTGCCCGCTGTCCGCCGGGCCGGTGCCGAACGGACCTGA
- a CDS encoding hypothetical protein (identified by MetaGeneAnnotator; putative;~sequence version:1) translates to MELVKQALPQVEAHAERVAEAACNLADDISPDGWSASVAEDVLDTIDVLAEALCEADPGLARFLGAVTAATTTARRRLGLPVDGDPEPASSGRILAFPRDGRRPKQRALRDDYRAIRSAL, encoded by the coding sequence GTGGAACTGGTGAAGCAGGCACTGCCCCAAGTCGAGGCGCATGCCGAGCGGGTCGCCGAGGCCGCCTGCAACCTCGCTGACGACATCAGCCCGGACGGCTGGAGCGCGTCGGTCGCCGAGGACGTTCTCGACACGATCGACGTTCTCGCGGAGGCCTTGTGCGAGGCCGATCCCGGCCTCGCACGGTTCCTCGGCGCGGTGACAGCCGCGACCACCACCGCCCGCCGGCGCCTGGGGCTCCCCGTGGACGGCGATCCGGAACCGGCCTCTTCCGGACGGATACTGGCCTTCCCCCGTGACGGGCGCAGGCCGAAGCAGCGTGCGCTGAGAGACGACTACCGGGCGATCCGTTCAGCCCTCTGA